The Dyadobacter sandarakinus DNA window CTTCCTTTTACAACCAAAGACGACCTGGCGGGCTTTAACGATGATTTTCTTTGTGTTCCCAAAAGTAAGGTAGCCGACTTTGTGACTACCTCGGGCACATTAAGCGATCCGGTGGCTTTTTACCTGACAGACGCAGATGTGGAGCGGCTTGCATTGAACGAGTCGGAGTCGTTCCGGTGCGCGGGCGGATCGGAAAGCGATATTTACCAGCTCATGACCACCATCGACCGCCGCTTCATGGCGGGGCTTGCTTACTGGGTAGGGGCACGCAGGCTGGGCGCAGGGATGATCCGCGTGGGGCCAGGCGCGCCTTTTCTACAATGGGAGTCGATCCGGCGCTTTTCGCCTACGGTATTGATCGCGATTCCTTCTTTTATTCCCAGGCTGATAGACTATGCGGAGGCAAACGGAATTGATTACCGGGCGTCGGGGGTGAAGTCGGTGATCTGCATTGGTGAGCCGATCCGTAATCCTGATTTTTCGCTCAATGCATTGGGCCGGCGCATCACTTCCCAGTGGGATGTAAAGTTATATTCTACCTATGCCTCTACCGAAATGGGCGCGGCATTTACGGAATGTACCGAAGGAAAGGGCGGCCACCTGAATCCCGATCTGCTGATACTGGAAGTGGTGGACGAAGACGGAAGCGCCGTGGGGGAAGGCGAGCTCGGCGAGGTAGTGGTAACTACATTGGGCGTGGAAGGAATGCCGCTCCTGCGGTACCGCACGGGCGACCTTTGCCATGTATATTATCAACCGTGCGCATGCGGCAGGACGAGTCCGCGCCTCGGGCCGGTTGTAGGCCGCAAGCAGCAGATGATCAAGTTCAAAGGGACGACCATTTTTCCACCCGCTTTGTTTGACGTGCTCGATATGGTGAAGGAAATAGAGCTGTACCAGGTGGT harbors:
- a CDS encoding phenylacetate--CoA ligase family protein; protein product: MKMNDPDFQHAALQQLMTHVAANSAYYQRLFQENNIDPESIVTPADLRRLPFTTKDDLAGFNDDFLCVPKSKVADFVTTSGTLSDPVAFYLTDADVERLALNESESFRCAGGSESDIYQLMTTIDRRFMAGLAYWVGARRLGAGMIRVGPGAPFLQWESIRRFSPTVLIAIPSFIPRLIDYAEANGIDYRASGVKSVICIGEPIRNPDFSLNALGRRITSQWDVKLYSTYASTEMGAAFTECTEGKGGHLNPDLLILEVVDEDGSAVGEGELGEVVVTTLGVEGMPLLRYRTGDLCHVYYQPCACGRTSPRLGPVVGRKQQMIKFKGTTIFPPALFDVLDMVKEIELYQVVISRNEYGNDEITILLPIHLQTPVFREMLHSLFKSRLRVTPALDFITAEELSFRIHKQEKRKPEKLIYI